The proteins below are encoded in one region of Sebastes fasciatus isolate fSebFas1 chromosome 16, fSebFas1.pri, whole genome shotgun sequence:
- the rsf1b.1 gene encoding uncharacterized protein rsf1b.1 isoform X1: MAASAATPTSSSGLSPNYASICSFLERYGALLDLPELTFPQLERYLQDTSSVPKLLVDIHVKLLRKIGKSVSADRWEKYLVKVCQEFNTTWAWELEQKGYQELPAECKTGILKYLCECQFDDNVKFKTAINEEDPDKMRLQPIGRDKDGQMYWYQLDQDDNVRVYVEEQDDLDGSSWKCIVSSRNDLAEVLALLKTQIDPALLKKDEEAKLAGEQGKTEDGEVKKSEDTSDEDIKDSNKTVGPVSPKTENDEKVTQKDDLKSEASEAKSSLNGIIEGKAEAELSSEKSAVDLSSEKSAVDLSSEKSAVDLSVSTKAQSIKEEPMEVSTAKTSTATSEPAAETPCISVKAEKGEEAKKSSVEEIQQALKNDQQAKIPLKKRGMKFTEDFEKSSGIIVQNPSVPQVKEAPKADPTPEQTKKVNDHVNGEVQPASEKDLQGRSSGSQKDAGVDKEQTTEPAAGKSVEKRDSPAADKEDTKDKKDEASNQADSGKKNLDVQVEKESTASKEKKGEPPPLPKDVNNAAERPSNQKTIDTKESRTEDKTLKITDKTLTTGESEKVASKESKDSEAKPAGAEASESSKTEETKTSENVTVSDAKETATCEANVEKSDKSAPKEKPGVIKTTDKDPAKKSENAASPSVIKKTEILKDKTETTQSSNVIKKADKPAISEKSEGTPEESVESSVIKKLDKSFKPVDNVKDAEMKPEKASETNAEKTEKTEAVKKPVNCDGTIHDVSRIRDSAPASMEVEAVAVKPDLTKPQEDDKTEINSRKKTEEASEGKDKASSAVEETNVSKETDKRPDAQQEKVSEEQPKKMEAERPSSESEKDADKKKDTEQEKKKDTDNENKKDTVKEMKKDTDKEKKKDTDKDTDKEKQKDTDKEKKKDTDKEKQLDTVKETKKDTDKDKKKDTDKEKKKDMDKEKKKDTDSEKKRDTESEKKRDTVKEKQLDTVKETKKDTDKDTDKEKKKDTDKEKQKDTVKEMKKDIDSEKKKDTVKEKQLDTVKETKKDTDKEKQLDTVKETKKDTDKEKQLDTVKETKKDTDKEKKKDTYKEKQKDMVKETKKDTDNENQKDTVKEKDTDKEKKKDTDQEKKKDTDKEKKKDTDQEKKKDTDKEKKKDTDKEKKKDTDMEKKKDTVKEKQKDTVKETKKDTDRNTNKDMDKEKKTDSAKNQKDAGKETIKDTEKEKKKVTDEKQNETVKEKNKDTDKEKQKDTVKETKKDIDKKTIKDTDKEKKTDAEENQEDTVKEKKKDTDKEQQKDTVKETKKDTDKKTNKDTDKEKQKETDEGKLKKDGEKHLCQDKDNKEDSTTDKLSKTDETKEEKLGNKESEAATKTVESGQQNVSKETDGKSSTETEKDGRPSKEPDSEKPTDEESKSKSEEEDSVAKKKVANGGKTQASRRRVRPLAHRRKAKLQREERRADSESDTNTGRSLRRSPRISRPTSKAVEIHDRKLEKSQASEKREDDKDEKEEKDEEDKEEEEEKAVQRKPREKKADQEGQPKPKGRKRRRLRWSNTRTRRRKKGSEDEDGNSDEESSEEEEESEDPSDEDYKVERSRKRRNRNRERRSSDSSTSTDDDLPPNDDPCKHCGLPNHPELILLCDSCDSGYHTACLRPPLMIIPDGEWFCPPCQHKLLCDKLEEQLVNLDASLKKKERAERRKERLIYVGISLENIITPSGDVEEEKPEIIIKEKKEAKRKSWGRRSTRNKKSISYRFDEFDEAIEEAIEEDIKEAEGGGAGRGKDMANITGLRGKDMSAITQADEGKENGTPQPQLPAGLRRKKRRRLNDLDSDSTVDEEESEEEFRISESSEEEFVVSENNSDAESDADSNNSDSSGKRRIASRRRLTAKRRRSSRKRRRPRGYSDDEEEETDEEDEDELVTEGSSEYSDSDLDMSRRRSRRSQKKQVNYRETSESEGSQAETNVARMRPRGRQDSSSSEASSSRGSEEESRDRRVKRKGDSSDEDSRQRRMRLSLKRRRASEDDDSDDDSDESSEEDRPVRKRVNRIDSDDDDEEEEEKKEEKEEKEEKEEEKPKEKKAADEESKGTNPVDCNPAELPPTNGQSPIKSLESLVSRPTATAAVAPGPHPEPKNTSATPAAAIAPNGQVGQEMPAQDEDEDDLLGVTDLVDYVCNNEDL; encoded by the exons TTCCAAAGCTGCTGGTTGATATTCACGTCAAATTGCTGAGGAAGATCGGCAAGTCGGTTTCAGCGGACAGATGGGAGAAGTATCTAGTGAAG GTATGTCAAGAGTTCAACACAACGTGGGCATGGGAACTGGAACAGAAAGGATACCAGGAGCTGCCGGCGGAGTGCAAGACGGGGATACTTAAA TATTTGTGTGAGTGTCAGTTTGATGACAATGTTAAGTTCAAAACCGCCATCAATGAGGAGGACCCGGATAAGATGCGCCTGCAGCCGATCGGCCGGGACAAAGACGGTCAGATGTACTGGTATCAACTGGACCAGGACGACAACGTGCGTGTTTACGTGGAGGAGCAGGACGACTTGGACGGGTCGTCGTGGAAGTGCATCGTCAG TAGTAGAAATGACTTGGCTGAGGTTCTGGCTCTGCTCAAGACACAAATTGACCCGGCGCTGTTAAAAAAAGACGAAGAAGCCAAACTTGCCGGTGAACAGGGTAAAACAGAAGACG GTGAAGTTAAAAAGAGTGAGGACACATCAGATGAAGACATTAAAGACTCCAACAAGACTGTCGGTCCAGTCTCGCCAAAGACGGAGAACGATGAAAAAGTAACGCAGAAAGATGACTTAAAATCAGAAGCTTCTGAGGCCAAATCGTCACTGAACGGCATCATTGAAGGCAAAGCTGAAGCAGAGCTCAGTTCAGAAAAATCGGCCGTCGATCTCAGTTCAGAAAAATCGGCGGTTGATCTCAGTTCAGAAAAATCTGCCGTGGATCTCAGTGTCAGTACAAAAGCCCAGAGCATCAAAGAAGAGCCGATGGAGGTGTCGACCGCTAAAACAAGCACAGCAACAAGCGAACCTGCCGCTGAGACGCCATGTATATCAGTAAAGGCAGAAAAGGGAGAGGAGGCCAAGAAGAGCAGCGTGGAGGAGATTCAACAAGCTCTGAAGAACGACCAACAGGCCAAAATCCCTTTGAAAAAAAGAGGAATGAAGTTTACTGAAGACTTTGAGAAAAGCAGTGGCATCATAGTGCAAAACCCGTCTGTTCCTCAGGTCAAGGAGGCTCCTAAAGCTGACCCGACTCCTGAACAGACGAAGAAAGTAAATGATCATGTTAACGGCGAAGTTCAGCCTGCGTCAGAGAAAGACCTCCAGGGTCGTTCAAGCGGGTCACAAAAAGACGCCGGCGTCGACAAAGAGCAGACGACTGAACCAGCTGCAGGTAAATCTGTAGAAAAGAGAGACTCTCCAGCTGCAGACAAGGAGGACACGAAAGATAAAAAGGATGAAGCATCGAACCAAGCAGACTCTGGCAAGAAAAATCTAGATGTGCAGGTAGAAAAGGAAAGCACGGcatcaaaagaaaagaaaggggaACCGCCGCCTTTACCTAAAGACGTAAATAATGCAGCAGAGAGGCCGTCTAATCAAAAAACCATTGATACGAAAGAGTCTCGTACAGAAGACAAGACATTAAAGATAACTGATAAAACATTAACAACTGGTGAGTCAGAGAAAGTCGCATCCAAAGAATCAAAAGATTCAGAGGCAAAACCAGCCGGTGCAGAAGCATCAGAGTCGAGTAAGACTGAAGAAACAAAGACGTCAGAAAATGTAACAGTGAGTGATGCTAAAGAAACGGCGACATGTGAGGCTAATGTAGAGAAATCGGATAAATCGGCGCCGAAAGAAAAGCCGGGAGTCATCAAAACAACAGACAAAGATCCTGCAAAGAAATCTGAAAACGCGGCGTCACCGTCTGTcattaaaaagacagaaatattaAAAGATAAGACAGAGACCACACAAAGTTCTAATGTCATTAAAAAGGCAGACAAACCAGCAATCAGTGAGAAATCAGAAGGAACACCTGAAGAGAGTGTGGAGTCGTCTGTTATTAAAAAGCTCGACAAATCATTTAAACCCGTTGACAACGTCAAAGATGCAGAGATGAAACCAGAGAAAGCCTCTGAGACTAACGctgagaagacagagaagacagaagcTGTAAAGAAACCTGTCAACTGTGACGGTACGATACATGATGTTTCCAGGATAAGAGACTCCGCGCCCGCGTCTATGGAGGTGGAAGCAGTGGCCGTTAAACCCGATCTGACAAAGCCACAAGAGGATGACAAAACTGAGATTAACTCACGAAAGAAGACCGAGGAAGCATCTGAAGGGAAAGATAAAGCATCCAGCGCTGTGGAGGAGACGAACGTCTCTAAAGAAACTGATAAAAGACCAGACGCACAGCAGGAAAAGGTGTCTGAAGAACAACCTAAAAAAATGGAGGCAGAGCGTCCGTCATCAGAAAGTGAAAAGGATGCTGACAAGAAAAAGGACACagagcaggaaaagaaaaaagacacagacaatgaaaataagaagGATACAGTCAAGGAAATGAAAAAGGACACGgacaaggaaaagaaaaaagacacgGACAAGGACACAGACAAGGAAAAGCAAAAGGACACAgacaaggaaaagaaaaaggacacggacaaagaaaaacaattggACACGGTCAAAGAAACGAAAAAGGACACAGACAAAGATAAGAAAAAGGACACAgacaaggaaaagaaaaaggacatggacaaagaaaagaaaaaggacacAGACAGTGAAAAGAAAAGGGACACAGAGAGTGAAAAGAAAAGGGACACAGTCAAGGAAAAACAATTGGACACGGTCAAGGAAACAAAAAAGGACACAGACAAGGACACAgacaaggaaaagaaaaaggacacagacaaagaaaagcaaaaggACACGGTCAAGGAAATGAAAAAGGACATAGAcagtgaaaagaaaaaggacaCAGTCAAGGAAAAACAATTGGACACGGTCAAGGAAACGAAAAAGGACACAGACAAGGAAAAACAATTGGACACGGTCAAGGAAACGAAAAAGGACACAGACAAGGAAAAACAATTGGATACGGTCAAGGAAACGAAAAAGGacacagacaaagaaaagaaaaaggacacATACAAGGAAAAGCAAAAGGACATGGTCAAGGAAACAAAAAAGGACACAGACAATGAAAATCAAAAGGACACAGTCAAGGAAAAGGacacagacaaagaaaagaaaaaggacacagaccaggaaaagaaaaaggacacagacaaggaaaagaaaaaggacacagaccaggaaaagaaaaaggacacagacaaggaaaagaaaaaggacacggacaaagaaaagaaaaaggacacagacatggaaaagaaaaaagacacagTCAAAGAAAAGCAAAAGGACACAGTCAAGGAAACGAAAAAGGACACAGACAGGAATACAAATAAGGACAtggataaagaaaagaaaacagactCAGCAAAAAATCAAAAGGACGCAGGCAAGGAAACAATAAAGGACAcagagaaggaaaagaaaaaggtcaCAGACgaaaaacaaaatgagacagtcaaggaaaaaaataaggatacggacaaagaaaagcaaaaggACACAGTCAAGGAAACAAAAAAGGACATAGACAAGAAAACAATTAAGGACAcggacaaagaaaagaaaacggACGCAGAAGAAAATCAAGAAGACACAgtcaaggaaaagaaaaaggacaCAGACAAAGAACAGCAAAAGGACACAGTCAAGGAAACGAAAAAGGACAcagacaagaaaacaaataaggacacggacaaagaaaagcaaaaggAAACCGACGAGGGAAAACTTAAAAAAGACGGTGAGAAACACCTGTGTcaagacaaagacaataaagagGATTCCACAACAGATAAACTCTCAAAGACAGACGAAACAAAAGAGGAGAAGCTTGGTAATAAAGAGAGTGAAGCCGCGACCAAAACGGTGGAATCTGGTCAACAAAATGTGAGCAAAGAAACCGACGGCAAATCCTCAACTGAAACGGAGAAAGACGGCCGCCCAAGCAAAGAACCGGATAGCGAAAAGCCCACTGACGAGGAAAGTAAAAGcaaaagtgaagaagaggactCTGTGGCAAAAAAGAAGGTAGCGAACGGCGGGAAAACTCAGGCTTCCCGTCGGAGAGTCAGGCCCCTAGCCCACCGAAGGAAAGCCAAacttcagagagaggagagacgagCGGATTCAGAGTCCGATACGAACACGGGGAGATCTCTCCGGAGATCACCGAGGATCTCCAGACCGACGTCGAAGGCGGTAGAGATCCACGACAGGAAGCTGGAGAAATCACAGGCGTCTGAGAAGCGCGAGGACGACAAGgatgagaaagaagaaaaagacgaggaggacaaagaggaggaggaggagaaagctgTTCAGAGGAAACCAAGAGAGAAAAAGGCCGATCAGGAGGGTCAGCCCAAACCGAAG GGGAGAAAGAGACGGAGGCTTCGGTGGTCCAACACGCGAACGCGCCGCAGAAAGAAAGGCTCCGAAGACGAGGACGGCAACAGCGACGAGGAGtccagtgaggaggaggaagagagcgaGGACCCCAGCGACGAAGACTACAAGGTGGAGCGAAGCAGAAAGCGGCGAAATCGTAACCGAGAAAGACGAAGCTCGGACTCCTCGACGTCCACAGACGACGACCTACCTCCAAATGACGACCCCTGCAAACATTGTGGTCTTCCAAATCACCCTGAGCTG ATCTTGCTGTGTGATTCGTGTGACAGCGGGTACCACACAGCCTGTCTGAGGCCTCCGCTCATGATCATCCCCGACGGAGAATGGTTCTGCCCACCATGTCAACAT AAGCTACTCTGCGACAAACTAGAGGAGCAGCTCGTAAATCTCGACGCTTCTTTGAAAAAGAAAGAACGGGCCGAGAGAAG GAAAGAGCGTCTCATTTACGTTGGAATCAGTCTTGAAAACATCATCACGCCTTCA GGGGATGTGGAGGAAGAAAAGCCAGAGATCATCAtcaaagagaagaaagaagcaAAGCGAAAAAGCTGGGGTCGACGGTCAACGAGGAATAAGAAATCCATCAGCTACAG ATTTGATGAATTTGACGAGGCGATCGAGGAGGCGATTGAGGAAGACATCAAAGAAGCAGAGGGCGGAG GAGCTGGTCGGGGTAAAGACATGGCCAACATCACGGGGCTCAGAGGAAAGGATATGTCCGCCATCACTCAAGCAGATGAGGGCAAGGAAAACGGTACCCCTCAACCACAACTGCCGGCCGGTCTGCGCAGGAAAAAACGCCGGCGACTCAATGACCTGGACAGCGACAGCACCGTGGACGAGGAGGAGAGTGAGGAGGAGTTTCGCATCAGTGAAAG CTCAGAAGAAGAGTTTGTCGTGTCGGAGAATAACTCAGACGCTGAATCGGATGCGGACTCCAACAACAGCGATAGCAGCGGTAAGCGGCGCATTGCTTCGCGGCGCAGATTGACAGCGAAACGACGACGAAGCTCCAGAAAACGGCGAAGACCGAGAGGGTACTcggatgatgaagaggaggaaacggatgaggaggatgaagatgagctag TGACTGAAGGCTCCAGCGAGTACAGCGACAGCGATCTGGACATGAGTCGACGGCGGTCTCGGCGGAGTCAGAAGAAGCAGGTGAACTACCGGGAGACGTCCGAGTCCGAAGGCTCTCAGGCAGAAACCAACGTAGCCAGGATGAGACCCAGAGGCCGCCAGGACAGCTCCAGCAGCGAGG CGAGTTCCTCCAGAGGCTCCGAGGAGGAGTCGAGGGATCGGAGGGTGAAGAGGAAAGGCGACTCCTCGGATGAAGATTCCCGGCAGCGGCGCATGCGTCTTTCGCTAAAACGCAGGAGAGCTTCCGAAGACGACGACTCGGACGACGACTCGGACGAATCGTCGGAGGAGGATCGTCCCGTCCGTAAACGCGTGAACCGCATCGACTcggacgatgatgatgaagaggaggaggagaagaaggaggagaaggaggagaaggaggagaaggaggaggagaaaccgAAGGAGAAGAAAGCAGCAGACGAGGAGTCAAAGGGAACAAACCCAGTGGACTGCAATCCGGCGGAGCTTCCACCCACCAACGGACAGAGCCCGATAAAGAGTCTCGAGAGCCTCGTCAGCCGGcccaccgccaccgccgccgtCGCTCCAGGCCCACATCCGGAGCCCAAAAACACCAGCGCCACGCCAGCCGCTGCCATCGCACCAAACGGTCAGGTTGGCCAGGAGATGCCGGCGCAGGACGAAGACGAAGACGACCTGTTAGGAGTCACAGACCTGGTGGACTACGTCTGCAATAACGaagatttgtaa